The Anopheles gambiae chromosome 2, idAnoGambNW_F1_1, whole genome shotgun sequence genomic sequence ATTGATTAGaacttaacacacacacaaaaacgaggCCCTTACACTCTAAAAGAGGCGTAGACTAATCGAAGGAAGAATGGAATGGATCTTTCTCTCAACCACACTCTTAACTGATCGGCTTAACGTTACTCCCAAAACGCCTCTTCATTGCGTACTGTTACGTTTGTGAAACTCTCTTCCGTATAGTTTACTGCGCAGCGCGTGCGTCTGTCTGTCCACCAATCCTTCCACAGGTGGTTGCCAAAACTGGACCAAAGCCATCAATCACCGGCTCCGGGTGAATAGTaacttttttccccctgtATATCCGTTTGTAGGTTACATCCAATTTTACAATTTTGCTATTTGTTACTGGGAAGTAGATGATGAGatatggagggaaaggagagaggaGGGTTACATGTTTACAGGGTTGCTCAACTACTGCGCGAAGAGCATAAAGCGTTGAACAAAAAGCTTCCAGTTAAAGTCCCACACACGTGGTACCAAAAgtgaacaacacacacacaggcacacagacacacaagaGAGAAAAACGGATCATTCACGCTTGTTACGAAGAGCACTTGTTAAGAATTGGTAACAATTGAGCCCTTTAAAAGGGTAGTAAAGAAGAGGGAACCCTACCAAACAATCAAGTTGATCGAATCGGAGGGTCTTACTGTGTAGAAGTTAAGAGCGGAACCCCATAAAAAGCTGGCAAAGATGGCAAAGCgtacttccttttttttgttttaaatagtgtttaaaaaatgacACTTTCTTAAACAACATTCACTGTGTATATAATGAAATCGAATTGAATAACGAACCACACGAAACAGcgaactaaaaacaaaaaacacggaCAACGGCACGATAAACCCAAGAACATGCAAGCATAGAACattgttttttggttgtcttcttttagtttttgaacatttttaccattttagcAGTGCCTTGTACCATCAATAGAGAGATACGCTCATTGCTTCTCGCTGCATTGCATACGATGCACTTCCAAATTGTAGCTCAAGCCCTTATTCTTCCGTGTCTTGTGACAAGTTTAACgaattttctttcaaattaattacaaaaaaatgcatactAGCTTCTTTACATTGAAGCTTTTGACATTGCTATGCCTCATATTGAGTAGGAAAGCATCTCCAACAATAACATATCCGCGCTGAGTGTATTAACTCAAACATTCAAATTAAACCATTTCTTTTGTGCGTTATTTCGTTCACTTTCTTTAACAAAGCTAATGTATTCGCGAGCCAACAAAGCAAGTGTTTGCACGGTTAAGACATAAACTAAAATAGATAAACCCTACACCTTCCAACAAAAGACATACACAAACTAACAAACACCTAGAACTCCGTGAAGTACTAAGTACCCCGTGTTAGGCTGTAAGTGTTGGGCCCATGTTGGGCGGTAATTAAGCAGTCCGTCGCATTGCCGGCCTCGATGCGTGTATGCAAAAGCCCTAGCCCTAAACCGTAAACGTAAATGAAGTAAACCAATGAGACAATATCGAATGAACCCAttccaggtgtgtgtgtgtgcatgtgtagcagcaagaaaaaaaacgggcgGCAGTATTACCGATCCCGTTTTCTTTTTGCGTGCGCGAATCTGTTTCGTTAAGTTGCTGAGCGCGTGTTTTCGTTtcgcaaaagagagagagagagagaaaaaacgaacCGAACAAAACAGATACATGTTATATTTGTACATATATATTTATAGAACGAAATGAATGGCAGAGCGTGTAGAGGAAAGGGATATTAAATAGAAGGGGCGAAACGTTTAGGGCCAGGTGTAGCTGGCGCGCTGGCAGTACTGGCCACTGCACTGGATAAACTGTCATGTCTTGTGATTTGGGGCCTGTTTATGGAAAGGATTTGGTTACCCACTCATCATAGTCCCTCTCTCTTAAAGCAAGTCGTAACATAATACGCCAAAAACACAGAAACCAAACAGAAATATTACAATAAACAGATTGCCAACCTCAGCAAAAGAGTCTGCTCTACACACAACCGACTATAACCATTGAACGCTAGCGAAAGCGAAAATAAAGAATAAACATTTAGGGATTTttctcttctgttttttgCCCCTCATACATACGcctaataaaacacacacacactcatgatCACATCATCGTCATATGTAACGTAAGACAGAAAACTAAACTCTCATTTCCTGGCATAACTACTGTTGGCAAGCGTAAACTACAAATGTAGCTCCAGATGGATAAAATAAGAGAAAACTAAACACACATCGTACATGTACCATCACTATACACGGAAGTAATAGAGACCTTCATATTAAGGACAACATGACCGATTCaaagtacacaaaaaaactaagcgaaccaaaaaataaacaaagaaagGCGTATTTCGTTTCCCTCTTCCTGTGAAGCCAAAACTATGTAAGACAAATTGAACAGTCGATTTTAATGAAGCATTGTAACAAAAACTACACAAATGGAACAATAGAACGAATATCAatcgaaaggaaggaaagagataaaataaagcacgaaacaaacaaaacacactgaatgaaacaaccaaacgaaacgaaacaacgTGTTACTGTTTTCTTTCAAATGTTCGTTCAAAGCGTTACTTGAAATCTTTCAGTTtcagtttttgtgtgttattttttctttctctctgtgtgtatatatatattttttctccACATTTTACATTAGCTAACAATGCTCACAGGTTTGCTTTCATCACTTCACTAACGACAGAAAcaggaagagaaagaaagaaaacaaaaatctggaGTAGTAGAAGGCTGCATCGATAAACTAAATGTTACTAACTAACACTAGAGCAAACACGCAACAATTTACACCTTACGTCGATCGACCTGTGGACCAGATCTACCGCAAGTGGATTTCCATCGCTCATCTTCCCTTTCACATCTTAAAAAACCCTTCACACACATATCAAACATCAACCCGTATTTTTCACTGGAAGGAACCGATGTAACCCGCGAACCGCGAGGGACGCTGAAcgctttgaaatatttcaaaccgtTCTCAGCTCAcctttgaaatgtttcacacTGCGTTGAAACACCGCGAAGATGGAGGTCGTTTGACTGGAAAAGAtagggtgtttttttgtttgctttgtttttttgttgcatttcgcATCAGTTTTCGCTGTCCTATCTGTCGCTGCTGCAAACGGGGAGCAGTGTCAATAAAACCTAAAGCCACTGTTCCGAGTAATTTCGCGCAACAGGGCTGACTGTCTTTGTGTTAGTTGTGTGAAATATTACAAACGGCAGTACTGCACGCGCCTCCCTCAACTCACTTTCCCCTTTTAGCGGGAACAGCCCTATATATGCCTCAATCTATGGTACAAACGTAGACACAGACCAGTCCTAAACCCAACCTAACCCCACTTTCCAAGATATGTTCGACAGATTCGACCGGTGTTGGGAGTGCCGGCCGGGAGAGTCCATCCGATATACTACTGCGCGCTATGGGAAAGCTTTACCAGACACACTTCCTCTCTAGCTTGTAACCAAACGGTCCGAAACTATTTTCCGGGATAAAAATGTACGCACACTCTCTGCTATCGTCTGCTCTACCCACTTAACTAAACACGATTTTTCCTATCCATTTCCCGCATACAGCCGCGCAGCTCCGAGAAACTGCAGCAAGAAGAGTAGGAAAATAGTGCATCGAACGTGTGACTTCCGTGTGTAAgtatacacacccacacactaACACCATATCTATATAACAACATCTAGATACCTTCTTAaatcttaaaaataataataaaaaaacacatcatacACCAACCGAAGAACCTACTTCTGTGCCGTTGCCGATGATTCTAATACATGATCGGCTTAGCTTTACATTGATCAACAACGTATCCGGTGAAACGCTTAAGGAACTTTGGATATTCTTTCTTATAGATAGCGCGCAGCACGGTCGCTGGGGCCCAGCCGCCAGGATTTACTGGTTTTggaagagacagagagagagagagagaacacaaAGCGATCGAGTATTAGCATACCGGGATAGTTCAATTGTAAAGCAATACACGTTTAATTACCAGTGGAGCAGTAGGTAATTTTGCAGGTCAGATCATCTCGCGTTGCTGTTTTGCTGTCCTTGCCCGGTGGCAGGTAGGTCTGGCAAACTAATATCACCGTTAGATAGATTCGTACGCATTTGCCTTGGTTAGCGGGCTGAAATTGTGGTAAAGCATACGTTTATAGAAGGTTGGTACCTagaatgttgttgttggtgagaAACTATTTATAAAGGTActaaatataatttataaaCTCCCGTTTTTAAGGATTTAAACCCTCAAACTAAGGAAAAACATTGGATTCAATATCTTCGATTTGGTGTAACGTCCGCCACCCGGCTTAtgcaggctttcgagacttaattcatcaCCACACAAGCCGGatgatagtcaatccttgatACGGAGAGACGGTCCATTgtaggtttgaacccatgaggggcatgttattgagtcgtacgaattgacgacggtaccacgggaccgcacAATATCACATGGAGctcaatttcaatttgttgACCAGATTAGATCTGAATCAACATCCAGCAAATTAGAAGGCCATATAATCGATGTGACAGTACTTCGGTACTTAAAAGTAGCATAATCATTTACAGCGAATGGATTACATTACCCTATTACGCGAATTAAGTTACCACCCAAAGAGACGAAATGCTATTTCATGCCAGCAGAACATCGAAATCACTCATCAAATCAAACATGGTTTACGCTTCGTTCAACTCATTCCGGTACAAATCATGTCAACGAGCCCATAGCACGACAAGCACATGTCGCACAAGTGATCGCCTCATTCCATAACTCGCCTCACACGCAATGGAAAACCTTTCTACACAACACATAACACACATGTGTGCAAAGATAGCATCGAAAGCTCTACACGGAACAGCTCTACACAAGTATGCAAACATCAGATAAATGGCAGAAAAACCACCGCAACGAAAGAATCACCCACCAAATCTGCACATTATACACTCGCATGTTGCGCGATCATTAAAAGAGAGCAGCTCCATCTCGCAAAACCACCCCCCACTTACCGGATACTCTTCGTTCTGATTGGAATGATTGCACACGATCCACACGTCGTTCGCACCAGCGTCCAGATTGTCGGTGATGCGGCGCATGTGCGACCAGAACAGTGCATCCCGCTGGCTGGCGGGCCAGATCCGCTTGTACGTCTGCAGAAAGACGAGCGTGTCCGGTGCCACATTGTCCACGATCTGCACATCCTCCAGCGTCGTCTCCCAATCGTTCCGGTACGCCGGATCGAAGAAGTAATGGCACATCTCGCGGGCCGTGACGCCCTTCACCACGTGGCAGGACTTGAGCGGATCGATCACCATACCGTCCACCTCCTCCTCGCGCCGGTACATCTTCATCTCGCCCTCGTCCGCGAACAGCTGCCACCCGTTGCCGTCCTCGCCGACGCCCTGCCGGGCCTGCGTCAGCTGCTCCGTGCAGATCCGATCGATCTCGGGCCACAGCTTGTGGCTCTTGGCCTGCGCACCGGTACCGAAGTCTTCCGCCAGCTGCGGTATCTCGTCCTCCGTCTCGGCGCTGGGGCTGTGCAACGAGCTCACATTGCTTATCTGGGACTGTGGAAAGGGacaacaaaagggaaacaaggAAGATAACGTTAGCATTTATTCCCCACAGAGCCTCTGTTTGCATGCAGCTTACCTGTTGCGATTGATATTTCAACCTTACTCGCAGCTGACGATCTTCCTCGATCTTGTCCAGGCCCGTTTCGACCGCGTCAAAGAACTCATCCTCCGGAATGGTGGAGTGCGGTCCTTCCTATGTGAGGGTTAATgggaaaagtaaacaaatcgTTAGTGTAAAGCTAAGTTAGAGTGTAgtatacaacaaaaaatctctCCCAATGAGTCGAGTAGACACTCGCACATGGCTTTGCTTGTTTAAAATGTGACTAAAGCTGATGAGCGCAAACAAATTAAGAACATCTTCCCAAACATAGACTAACGCGATGCGTCATCATCTCTAAC encodes the following:
- the LOC1270010 gene encoding ceramide transfer protein isoform X2; this translates as MPSLTTARLFKGLLRKEIEGPHSTIPEDEFFDAVETGLDKIEEDRQLRVRLKYQSQQSQISNVSSLHSPSAETEDEIPQLAEDFGTGAQAKSHKLWPEIDRICTEQLTQARQGVGEDGNGWQLFADEGEMKMYRREEEVDGMVIDPLKSCHVVKGVTAREMCHYFFDPAYRNDWETTLEDVQIVDNVAPDTLVFLQTYKRIWPASQRDALFWSHMRRITDNLDAGANDVWIVCNHSNQNEEYPPANQGKCVRIYLTVILVCQTYLPPGKDSKTATRDDLTCKITYCSTVNPGGWAPATVLRAIYKKEYPKFLKRFTGYVVDQCKAKPIMY
- the LOC1270010 gene encoding ceramide transfer protein isoform X1, which produces MADDYYVQNNSNSDDSEVELNLSSPELKGYLSKWTNYIHGWQPRFIVLKDGTLSYYKSEQDSDFGCRGAISLQKATIKSHEFDECRFDVAIGQNVWYLRAETPEDKSNWIEVLQSYKTDLPETVSLRRHGSTISLQSNTLSTASGSSLKRVSRGLREKLHEIETFRDILYGQIDTLQRYFDALHTKNEDQPPLDLGDGLKPIDFRGEAITFRETTAGVIITLQHCLDIISQKEESFKKKLDKEQERRRKAEELYRTAKDELAKNRNSVIPGPDLEEGPHSTIPEDEFFDAVETGLDKIEEDRQLRVRLKYQSQQSQISNVSSLHSPSAETEDEIPQLAEDFGTGAQAKSHKLWPEIDRICTEQLTQARQGVGEDGNGWQLFADEGEMKMYRREEEVDGMVIDPLKSCHVVKGVTAREMCHYFFDPAYRNDWETTLEDVQIVDNVAPDTLVFLQTYKRIWPASQRDALFWSHMRRITDNLDAGANDVWIVCNHSNQNEEYPPANQGKCVRIYLTVILVCQTYLPPGKDSKTATRDDLTCKITYCSTVNPGGWAPATVLRAIYKKEYPKFLKRFTGYVVDQCKAKPIMY